A single window of Salvia splendens isolate huo1 chromosome 6, SspV2, whole genome shotgun sequence DNA harbors:
- the LOC121809930 gene encoding vacuolar protein sorting-associated protein 51 homolog isoform X1, with the protein MELEGALPMDDKAKRMRDLLSSFYTPDQSIPGSPPHNAVSRFATLDTINTTSFDADQYMNLLVQKSSLEGLLQKHVEMSAEIKNLDTDLQMLVYENYNKFISATDTIKKMKNNIVGMETNMEQLLEKITSVQSRSDGVNTSLFEKREHIEKLHRTRNLLRKVQVLELLCFSYTLYNWMVMQELQICYILLVEQFIYDLPTRLQKCIKSEAYADAVKFYTGATPIFKAYGDSSFLDCKRASEEAVSVIIKNLQGLVFSDSESIQARAEAVMLLKKLDFPVENLKVKLFEKLKQFLVDLDLEYKELTNVPVNVDESINQNSASTTTHEASVHEFAEAIRAYKAIFLHSEPQLCNLGQDLVKKHFEAIHQQIMKHVRSADLLAMLRIIWTDVLLMDEVLPEASLPDFALQHARVAIKDYTCSTFSRLLMNISDTLKKYQFTVKEEMGVEYPLRAALEASKKSVIQGSMDALMDFRLLLDENPELLLKLRDLTIGWVHEGFQDFFRKLDGYFLLLSGKKNTAFQDVNLIEETQGEKISAGLVLVLAQLTLYIEQTAIPRIREELASLSAGGGVRGLATDPAEICRIFRSSGESFLHLYIKMRTQKISVLLKKRFAAPNWVKHKEPREVHMFVDLLRQELDEIRSEVKQILPEGLTHKHRRNNSNGSTTSSRSNPLRDDRLLTRSNTQKARSQLLESHLAKLFKQKMEIFTKVEHTQESVVTTIVKLSLKSFQEFVRLQTFNRSGFQQIQLDIHFLRTTLKDITEDEAAVDFLLDEVIVSSAERCLDANPLEPPVMDRLVQAKLAKTSEQGGDEKSK; encoded by the exons ATGGAGCTGGAAGGAGCACTGCCGATGGACGACAAGGCCAAGCGAATGAGAGATCTGCTCTCCAGTTTCTACACTCCCGATCAATCGATTCCCGGATCGCCGCCGCACAACGCTGTTTCTAGATTCGCCACGCTTGATACCATCAACACCACCTCATTCGACGCAGATCAGTACATGAATCTCCTC GTACAAAAGTCAAGCCTGGAGGGTCTTCTTCAGAAGCATGTGGAAATGTCTGCAGAGATTAAAAATCTAGACACTGACCTTCAAATGTTGGTGTATGAGAACTACAACAAATTCATCAGTGCAACAGATACAATAAAGAA GATGAAAAATAATATTGTTGGCATGGAGACAAACATGGAACAGCTTCTGGAAAAG ATAACATCCGTGCAATCTAGGAGCGATGGAGTCAATACTTCTCTTTTCGAAAAGAGAGAACATATAGAGAAGTTGCACCGCACACGCAATCTGCTTCGAAAAGTTCAGGTACTAGAGTTGTTATGTTTCTCATATACCCTGTATAATTGGATGGTCATGCAAGAATTACAAATATGTTATATTTTGTTGGTAGAGCAGTTTATTTATGATCTACCTACAAGACTTCAGAAGTGTATCAAGTCAGAGGCCTATGCTGATGCAGTAAAGTTTTATACAGGAGCCACTCCAATCTTCAAG GCATATGGGGATTCTTCCTTTCTAGACTGTAAACGTGCATCAGAAGAAGCAGTGTCAGTAATTATAAAAAACTTGCAG GGTTTAGTTTTCTCAGATTCTGAGTCAATACAAGCAAGAGCTGAGGCTGTCATGCTTCTTAAGAAGTTGGACTTTCCG GTTGAAAATCTGAAGGTTAAATTGTTTGAGAAGTTGAAGCAGTTTCTTGTGGACCTTGATCTGGAATACAAGGAGTTAACAAATGTGCCTGTTAATGTTGATGAGTCTATTAACCAGAATTCTGCTTCTACTACCACACATGAG GCATCAGTTCATGAATTTGCGGAAGCCATTCGAGCTTATAAAGCGATATTCTTGCATTCGGAACCACAGCTATGTAATCTCGGACAAGACCTCGTTAAGAA GCATTTTGAAGCTATTCATCAACAAATCATGAAGCATGTCCGATCTGCAGATCTTTTGGCAATGCTCC GCATTATCTGGACTGATGTGCTTCTTATGGATGAAGTGCTACCTGAAGCTTCCCTGCCAGATTTTGCTTTGCAG CATGCTCGTGTTGCCATCAAAGATTACACCTGCAGCACATTTAGTCGGCTTTTGATGAATATCTCAG ACACCCTTAAGAAATACCAATTTACAGTAAAAGAAGAGATGGGGGTAGAATATCCGTTGCGTGCAGCCCTTGAAGCCAGCAAAAAGTCAGTGATCCAAGGCAGTATGGATGCCTTAATG GACTTCAGGCTGTTGCTTGATGAAAACCCAGAGTTACTACTCAAGTTGAGAGACTTAACAATCGGCTGGGTCCATGAAGGGTTCCAAGATTTCTTCAGAAAGCTTGATGGCTATTTCCTCTTGCTCTCTGGAAAGAAAAATACAGCATTTCAAGATGTTAATTTGATAGAGGAGACGCAAGGAGAAAAAATATCTGCTGGGCTTGTTCTTGTACTGGCACAGTTAACTCTTTATATCGAACAAACTGCCATCCCCAGAATCAGAGAG GAACTAGCTTCACTTTCTGCTGGTGGTGGGGTCCGTGGCCTCGCAACTGATCCCGCTGAAATTTGTCGCATCTTTCGGTCATCTGGGGAAAGTTTCTTGCACCTT TACATAAAGATGAGAACTCAGAAAATATCGGTTCTCTTGAAGAAGAGGTTTGCAGCCCCAAATTGGGTGAAG CATAAAGAACCCAGAGAAGTGCATATGTTTGTGGATTTACTTCGTCAAGAG CTCGATGAGATAAGATCTGAAGTGAAGCAAATTTTGCCTGAGGGCCTCACTCACAAGCATCGTCGTAACAACAGCAACGGAAGCACTACTTCTTCACGCAGCAATCCTCTGAGGGATGACCGACTACTGACCAGGTCAAATACTCAAAAGGCTAGAAGCCAACTTCTGGAGAGTCATCTAGCAAAATTGTTTAAGCAAAAGATGGAAATCTTCACAAAAGTCGAGCACACACAG GAATCTGTCGTAACAACAATAGTTAAACTTTCCTTGAAGAGCTTCCAAGAGTTTGTCAGGCTTCAAACCTTTAACCGAAGCGGATTTCAACAGATTCAATTGGACATTCACTTTTTGAGGACTACTTTAAAAGATATAACTGAAGATGAAGCTGCTGTTGATTTCTTGCTAGA
- the LOC121809930 gene encoding vacuolar protein sorting-associated protein 51 homolog isoform X2 → MELEGALPMDDKAKRMRDLLSSFYTPDQSIPGSPPHNAVSRFATLDTINTTSFDADQYMNLLVQKSSLEGLLQKHVEMSAEIKNLDTDLQMLVYENYNKFISATDTIKKMKNNIVGMETNMEQLLEKITSVQSRSDGVNTSLFEKREHIEKLHRTRNLLRKVQFIYDLPTRLQKCIKSEAYADAVKFYTGATPIFKAYGDSSFLDCKRASEEAVSVIIKNLQGLVFSDSESIQARAEAVMLLKKLDFPVENLKVKLFEKLKQFLVDLDLEYKELTNVPVNVDESINQNSASTTTHEASVHEFAEAIRAYKAIFLHSEPQLCNLGQDLVKKHFEAIHQQIMKHVRSADLLAMLRIIWTDVLLMDEVLPEASLPDFALQHARVAIKDYTCSTFSRLLMNISDTLKKYQFTVKEEMGVEYPLRAALEASKKSVIQGSMDALMDFRLLLDENPELLLKLRDLTIGWVHEGFQDFFRKLDGYFLLLSGKKNTAFQDVNLIEETQGEKISAGLVLVLAQLTLYIEQTAIPRIREELASLSAGGGVRGLATDPAEICRIFRSSGESFLHLYIKMRTQKISVLLKKRFAAPNWVKHKEPREVHMFVDLLRQELDEIRSEVKQILPEGLTHKHRRNNSNGSTTSSRSNPLRDDRLLTRSNTQKARSQLLESHLAKLFKQKMEIFTKVEHTQESVVTTIVKLSLKSFQEFVRLQTFNRSGFQQIQLDIHFLRTTLKDITEDEAAVDFLLDEVIVSSAERCLDANPLEPPVMDRLVQAKLAKTSEQGGDEKSK, encoded by the exons ATGGAGCTGGAAGGAGCACTGCCGATGGACGACAAGGCCAAGCGAATGAGAGATCTGCTCTCCAGTTTCTACACTCCCGATCAATCGATTCCCGGATCGCCGCCGCACAACGCTGTTTCTAGATTCGCCACGCTTGATACCATCAACACCACCTCATTCGACGCAGATCAGTACATGAATCTCCTC GTACAAAAGTCAAGCCTGGAGGGTCTTCTTCAGAAGCATGTGGAAATGTCTGCAGAGATTAAAAATCTAGACACTGACCTTCAAATGTTGGTGTATGAGAACTACAACAAATTCATCAGTGCAACAGATACAATAAAGAA GATGAAAAATAATATTGTTGGCATGGAGACAAACATGGAACAGCTTCTGGAAAAG ATAACATCCGTGCAATCTAGGAGCGATGGAGTCAATACTTCTCTTTTCGAAAAGAGAGAACATATAGAGAAGTTGCACCGCACACGCAATCTGCTTCGAAAAGTTCAG TTTATTTATGATCTACCTACAAGACTTCAGAAGTGTATCAAGTCAGAGGCCTATGCTGATGCAGTAAAGTTTTATACAGGAGCCACTCCAATCTTCAAG GCATATGGGGATTCTTCCTTTCTAGACTGTAAACGTGCATCAGAAGAAGCAGTGTCAGTAATTATAAAAAACTTGCAG GGTTTAGTTTTCTCAGATTCTGAGTCAATACAAGCAAGAGCTGAGGCTGTCATGCTTCTTAAGAAGTTGGACTTTCCG GTTGAAAATCTGAAGGTTAAATTGTTTGAGAAGTTGAAGCAGTTTCTTGTGGACCTTGATCTGGAATACAAGGAGTTAACAAATGTGCCTGTTAATGTTGATGAGTCTATTAACCAGAATTCTGCTTCTACTACCACACATGAG GCATCAGTTCATGAATTTGCGGAAGCCATTCGAGCTTATAAAGCGATATTCTTGCATTCGGAACCACAGCTATGTAATCTCGGACAAGACCTCGTTAAGAA GCATTTTGAAGCTATTCATCAACAAATCATGAAGCATGTCCGATCTGCAGATCTTTTGGCAATGCTCC GCATTATCTGGACTGATGTGCTTCTTATGGATGAAGTGCTACCTGAAGCTTCCCTGCCAGATTTTGCTTTGCAG CATGCTCGTGTTGCCATCAAAGATTACACCTGCAGCACATTTAGTCGGCTTTTGATGAATATCTCAG ACACCCTTAAGAAATACCAATTTACAGTAAAAGAAGAGATGGGGGTAGAATATCCGTTGCGTGCAGCCCTTGAAGCCAGCAAAAAGTCAGTGATCCAAGGCAGTATGGATGCCTTAATG GACTTCAGGCTGTTGCTTGATGAAAACCCAGAGTTACTACTCAAGTTGAGAGACTTAACAATCGGCTGGGTCCATGAAGGGTTCCAAGATTTCTTCAGAAAGCTTGATGGCTATTTCCTCTTGCTCTCTGGAAAGAAAAATACAGCATTTCAAGATGTTAATTTGATAGAGGAGACGCAAGGAGAAAAAATATCTGCTGGGCTTGTTCTTGTACTGGCACAGTTAACTCTTTATATCGAACAAACTGCCATCCCCAGAATCAGAGAG GAACTAGCTTCACTTTCTGCTGGTGGTGGGGTCCGTGGCCTCGCAACTGATCCCGCTGAAATTTGTCGCATCTTTCGGTCATCTGGGGAAAGTTTCTTGCACCTT TACATAAAGATGAGAACTCAGAAAATATCGGTTCTCTTGAAGAAGAGGTTTGCAGCCCCAAATTGGGTGAAG CATAAAGAACCCAGAGAAGTGCATATGTTTGTGGATTTACTTCGTCAAGAG CTCGATGAGATAAGATCTGAAGTGAAGCAAATTTTGCCTGAGGGCCTCACTCACAAGCATCGTCGTAACAACAGCAACGGAAGCACTACTTCTTCACGCAGCAATCCTCTGAGGGATGACCGACTACTGACCAGGTCAAATACTCAAAAGGCTAGAAGCCAACTTCTGGAGAGTCATCTAGCAAAATTGTTTAAGCAAAAGATGGAAATCTTCACAAAAGTCGAGCACACACAG GAATCTGTCGTAACAACAATAGTTAAACTTTCCTTGAAGAGCTTCCAAGAGTTTGTCAGGCTTCAAACCTTTAACCGAAGCGGATTTCAACAGATTCAATTGGACATTCACTTTTTGAGGACTACTTTAAAAGATATAACTGAAGATGAAGCTGCTGTTGATTTCTTGCTAGA
- the LOC121806763 gene encoding bZIP transcription factor 53-like, giving the protein MASKQLPTSPGSDGDERKRKRKLSNRESARRSRMKKQQRLDELLEEEGRIKEENKKLSQMIDATTQLHLNVASNNNVLRAQIAELTDRLRSLNSVLQIASEVSGFVIDIPDIPDTLLEPWQLPCPIQSAPASVDMFQC; this is encoded by the coding sequence ATGGCTTCGAAACAATTGCCAACGAGCCCAGGCTCGGACGGTGATGAAAGGAAGAGGAAGCGCAAGCTGTCCAATCGCGAATCAGCGCGTAGGTCTCGGATGAAGAAGCAGCAGCGCTTGGATGAGCTGCTTGAAGAGGAGGGCCGGATAAAGGAGGAGAACAAGAAGCTGAGCCAGATGATTGATGCCACTACTCAGCTGCACTTGAATGTCGCGTCCAACAATAATGTGCTGAGGGCTCAGATTGCTGAACTCACTGACCGCCTCAGGTCGCTCAATTCTGTGCTTCAGATTGCCTCTGAGGTGAGCGGCTTCGTGATTGATATCCCGGACATCCCGGATACATTGCTCGAGCCATGGCAGCTGCCTTGCCCGATTCAGTCTGCCCCTGCTTCTGTCGATATGTTCCAATGCTGA
- the LOC121806764 gene encoding calvin cycle protein CP12-1, chloroplastic-like, which translates to MAAISRVSITTTPKNLSKTTDPSTSHPIKLSVPTPPWRRLASGRMYAAAVPDKLSGKVEESIKNAQETCSEDPVSGECKAAWDEVEELSAAVSHARDKLKDADPLDNYCKDNPETDECRSYDD; encoded by the coding sequence ATGGCAGCTATCTCTAGAGTGAGCATCACAACCACTCCAAAAAACTTGTCCAAAACAACAGATCCATCAACATCTCACCCCATCAAACTCTCAGTCCCAACCCCCCCATGGAGGAGACTCGCCAGCGGCCGGATGTACGCAGCAGCTGTACCCGACAAGCTGTCCGGGAAGGTGGAGGAGAGCATCAAGAATGCACAGGAGACCTGCTCGGAGGACCCCGTCAGCGGTGAATGCAAGGCCGCGTGGGACGAGGTGGAGGAGCTGAGTGCGGCGGTCAGCCATGCTAGAGACAAGCTCAAGGACGCTGATCCATTGGATAACTATTGCAAGGATAATCCAGAGACAGATGAGTGCAGAAGTTATGATGACTAG
- the LOC121809196 gene encoding uncharacterized protein LOC121809196: MQLLSAVAGILLLSFTAEKCRDLAGGEHPWRSREERFAFTDCFDMGVGTAACVVKEIIKLYLYYARAVYVQRLRSEAAQKALTANLDAGKDFAGASAAAREAGEVAAGRAKRHVRHVMGPVLSAGWDLFETLYVGGSAAEAVVRSVGTLAGAYGGGIAGEGRMGWVGFVGGSQVGGWAGGRVGLMVYDVWNGVRLLLNRMHRLF, encoded by the exons ATGCAGCTTCTCTCCGCCGTCGCCGGAATTCTTCTCCTCAGCTTCACCG CTGAGAAATGCCGGGACTTAGCCGGAGGCGAGCATCCGTGGCGGAGCCGAGAAGAGAGATTCGCCTTCACCGACTGCTTCGACATGGGCGTCGGCACCGCGGCCTGCGTGGTCAAGGAGATCATCAAGCTCTACCTCTACTACGCCCGAGCGGTCTACGTCCAGCGCCTCCGGTCCGAGGCGGCGCAGAAGGCTCTCACGGCCAACCTGGACGCCGGCAAGGACTTCGCCGGCGCGTCTGCGGCGGCGCGTGAGGCCGGTGAGGTGGCGGCGGGGAGGGCGAAGCGGCACGTGAGGCACGTGATGGGGCCGGTGCTCTCGGCTGGGTGGGACTTGTTCGAGACCTTGTATGTGGGCGGCAGTGCTGCCGAGGCGGTTGTTCGGTCGGTGGGGACGTTGGCCGGCGCGTACGGCGGGGGGATCGCCGGAGAAGGGAGGATGGGGTGGGTGGGGTTTGTTGGGGGGAGCCAGGTGGGGGGGTGGGCGGGGGGGAGGGTGGGGCTCATGGTGTATGATGTGTGGAATGGTGTTCGGTTGTTGCTTAATCGCATGCATCGTCTCttctaa